CTTGACGTAGCCCGCTACGCCTGCGTTACAAAGATAGGCAATCTGCTCGACAATAAAATAGAATCTGTTTAGGCTCTAATGAGCGATTTGGGTTTAACGGAAAAACTGGAAAATACGCTTAAGATAGTTCGGAATAGGGAGGAAGTATTCTGGTTAATATGGCTTGTTGGGGAATGTGAAAAGGTGCAAATTGTCACTTATGGATAGCATTTAGATGTAATTTATGTGTATTTTCTTGGCAAATCAACCTTTTTTGCTTACCTTTACACCAAATTTGAATAACGAACATTATGAGTTACAACTTATTAAAAGGTAAAAGAGGTATTATTTTTGGAGCCCTCAACGAGATGTCTATCGCATGGAAAGTTGCTGAAAGAGCAGTTGAGGAAGGTGCAACAATCACTTTGTCAAATACTCCTATCGCAGTAAGAATGGGTACAGTAAATGCACTGTCAGAGAAGTTAAACTGCGAGGTTATTCCTGCTGATGCAACTAACGTTGAGGACTTGGAGAACGTATTCAAGCGCTCAATGGAGGTTTTGGGTGGTAAGATTGACTTCGTTCTGCACTCTATCGGTATGTCACCAAACGTGCGTAAGCACCGTACATACGATGACTTGGACTATAAGATGCTTGATACAACACTTGATATCTCAGCTGTTTCATTCCACAAGATGATTCAGAGTGCTAAGAAACTTGATGCTATCAATGAGTATGGTTCAATCCTTGCACTCTCTTACGTAGCTGCTCAGCGTACCTTCTACGGTTACAATGATATGGCTGATGCTAAGGCATTGTTGGAGAGTATCGGTCGTAGCTTCGGTTATATTTATGGTCGTGAGAAGCACGTACGTATCAACACTATTTCTCAGTCACCTACAATGACAACTGCTGGTTCAGGTGTGAAGGGTATGGATAAGCTCTTCGACTTCGCTGACCGTATGTCTCCATTGGGCAATGCAAGTGCTGCTGAGTGTGCTGACTATTGTATCGTAATGTTCTCTGACCTCACCCGTAAGGTGACAATGCAGAACCTCTACCACGATGGTGGTTTCTCAAATGTGGGTATGAGTCTCCGTGCTATGGCTACATACGAGAAGGGTCTCGATGAGTATAAGGACGAGAACGGTAATATTATCTACGGATAAGTAAAGCCCCACCCCGACCCTCCCCGAAGGGGGAGGGAGGCAAATAGGGGAGGGGTAGGATAAAGGGGATTGTCTTTATAGATGTAATTCTCTACCACTATCTAATGTAACTCCTCTTTATGCGCTTGTTGAGGAAGGTGCTAAGCCCAAGTTTAACCGGCAAAATTATTTTTCATAAATTTTCGGGATGTTTTGTGTAGTATCAATTTGAAAAATGATTGATAATCAAGTGTAGAGTATTGTTGCGAGGAGTAAAATCTGATTTGTAGGACACAGTCATATCAAAATTATTTTGTTACTTTGCACTCATGCACGCAAATGTACAGACACGATTCAACCCTGCCACAGGGGACATGGCTCCTTATTATCGCATCAAGGAGTCATATCGTGATGTGCAGGGTCATGTACATTCGCTAATTCTGTTGAATATCGGGTTCGAACCTTCACTTACTGCTGTACAGGTTCGAAAAATTGCATACGCTCTTACCGAACGCTTCAAAAATAGAAGTACACCCTCGCTTTTCAAAGAACATCTTGACGGTCTTACTCCTATTGAACAGGCAAAGGCTGACGAATGGTGGATCCGTATGGAGAAAGAAGGTGGAATCGATCGATTTAATAAGGAAGAGCAGAAGTCGCTGAGAAAATATGAGAACTACATAGACCTTGAGACGGCAAACTATACTGACGCAAGGAATGTTGGTGCAGAGTGGCTCTGCAAGCAGACAATAGACAAGCTACAATTAGAGGGTTTTCTGCGCAAAAACGGGTGGACGGAGAATGCGATACACACGGCTTTGTCAGCATTGATTGTTCGCACGGTATATGCAGTTTCTGAACGTTCATCTTATTATTATTTGCGCGATAACTCGGCTGCCGCTGAACTTTATAGTGGAGTTCCTGGCTGGACACCAGGAATCAATTCTCTGTATAAAATCACTGATAAATTATATGAACTAAAGGAACAGTTAGAGCATCATCTGTGCAGCATTACTGACGCTCTCTTTAATATAGACAACAAGTTGATGCTCTTCGACTTAACCAACTTCTATTTCGAGGGCAGCAAGCGTAACAGCAACAAGGCCAAGTTCGGTCGTTCAAAAGAAAAACGCTCTGACTGTAAGCTACTTGTACTTGCATTATGTATCAATAAAGAAGGTTTTATACGTTATTCTTCTATCTTAGAGGGTAATACAGCAGATCCCAAGTCTCTACCCAATATGATTGATACGCTGGCAAAGAGGAATCCATCAAGAACAAAGGATACGCTCGTTGTCATGGATGCAGGTGTTGCCACGGAAGAGAACTTGGAGTTAATAAAGAAAAAGGGTTACAATTATCTCTGCGTATCCCGTACGAAAATGAAAGACTATATGCTCAGTGATGATAACAAGAGCGTTACAGTAATGGATGCCCGTCGGCAGAAGATAACGCTGAAAGAGGTTAAGACAGAGGATGATGAGGATTATTATCTCGAAATAACATCTCCTTCGAAAGCTATGACAGAGTCGTCCATGAACAGGGTTTGGAAAGAGCGTTTTGAGATGGAACTGCAGAGGATAAACAATGGAATCTCCAAGAAAGGTGGAACAAAAACCTATGAAAAGGTTGTTGAACGTACAGGACGTGCCATACAGAAGTACCCTTCTATAGCGAAGTTCTACCAGATAAGCTACATAAAAAATGAGAAGAAGCCCAAGGAGATGCTACGTGTAGACTGGGAGATAAAAGACCTCTCGGCAATGGAATCTGGTCATGGAGTCTATTTCCTCCGTAGCAATGTCAGGACACTTTCTGAGTGTGTAACATGGGAATACTACAATCTCATTCGTGAGATAGAATGTACGAACAGACAACTAAAGAATGATCTCAACCTCCGTCCAATCTATCATCAGAAAGATGAGCGAAGCGACGCACACCTTTTCTTCGGTTTATTAGCCTACTGGGTGGTAAACACTATCCGTTGTCAATTAAAACGAGAAGGAGAATCCTGTTACTGGACCGAGATAGTACGACGTATGAGTACCCAAAAGCTCGTCACCACAAAAGGGAAGAATCCATTAGGTGAAACCATCGAGATGCGCCAGTGCAGTAGTCCTTCGAAGCAAGCAAAACAGATATACGATAAGTTGAACTTAAAACACTCACCATTCAAAAAGAATAAAATTTGTAGGACACAGAGCCCATAAGAAAAACGAGGAAAGTACGGTGACAGTAACAATTAGGCGAAAGTGGGTGTTAAACTTGGGTAAGAGAAATAATAAAAAACTCCAGTAAGTGAGAACTTACTGGAGTTTTTTTATTTCTATTGTTATTCTCGAAATAACTTATTGTACCAAATCTTAAGCAAGTTTGTCTCCCTCAAATCTTTTTTCTATAGCAAACCATAAGCAAACTTTCCTCCCTCAAATCAGTTTTCATACCAAACCATACGCTAATTTGTCTCCCTCCCCTTTCGGGGAGGGTCGGGGTGGGGCTTTACTTCCTACCAAAGTCGGCAGGAATCTCACCCCACTGCTTGGTTTCCCACTTTATAATAGGTGTCGTAACCTTATGCGTTTGGAGCCAATGTTCCGCGCGAGCGATGACTTGATGAAGTTGTTCGGTATCTGCATTGCGGACAAAAGTAGTCTTACAACGTTTTTTATTCACCCATAAGATAGCATTATAAGAGTCGCTATAAATAACTTTATCCTTGATACCTTGCTTCTCCATTAGTGCCAAAGCATGAACAATAGCGAGGAACTCACCAATATTGTTTGTTCCCATAACTGGACCAAAATGGAAGACTCTTGCACCAGTTTGTAGGTCAACACATTGATACTCCATCGGTCCCGGATTGCCAGAACAAGCGGCGTCAACAGCCCAAGCACCAGCCCCCCTCAATCCCCCCGAAAGGGGGGAAGCCCCAGTCTGCTGTGGTTGGATGCCAGACTGAGTATTAGTTTGAGAACTCGTCTGTGTATTTTGCGGAGAACCACCTGCTTGATTTGTATTCTGTGAGTCTATTGCCATTATAGTTTCTTTAATCTTCTGGATAACTTCTTCCCTATGGTTGAAGACTTCCTCATTAGTGAATCGGATGACAGTATAACCCCATTGCACAAGGTCACGAGTCCGTTCCTCATCCTTTATAATCTGTTCATCATTAAAATGATACTTACCATCAATTTCAACAATAAGTTTATACTTAAGGTTGATGAAGTCGGCAATATATTGTCCGATGATATGTTGTCTACGAAACTTGTGACCACTTTGTTTTCCTTTTAGGTATAACCAAAGTAGGTTTTCTGCTTGTGTAGAGTGCTACCTGTTCTTGATAGCATTTGCTTTCAGCAGTTCATACTCTATCTCATCAGCCGTTTCATAGATGTACATAGCCTAATGTTTTTTACTTTTATCCCACCTTACCCATTTTGCCTCCCTCCCCCTTTGGGGAGGGTCGGGGTGGGGCTTTACATCCTCTCAGGCACCTCAATACCGAGCAATGCCATACCATTCTTGATGACCTTAGCCACGTTCTTGGCAATCATCAGACGGGTAATCTTCTCTGCTTCGGTATAAGCGTTGAGGATGCTATAGTCATGATAGAACTGGTTGAACTCCTTAGTCAGCTCATAGCAGTAGTTTGCAATACCACTTGGGCTATAGTCGATACCAGCCTGTACAACTGCAGCACCGAAGTCATTGAGCTTCTGGATGAGAGCAATCTCCTTGTCATTGAGCGGAGCATTGCCGTTAAGTGATGCTGGTAAGGTGATGTTCTGTGCCTCAGCCTTACGGAGGATACTACGGATACGTGCGTAAGTGTACTGGATGAATGGTCCTGTATTACCATTAAAGTCGATAGACTCCTCTGGGTTGAAGAGCATATTCTTGCGCGCATCAACTTTAAGGATGAAGTACTTCAGCGCACCCATACCCACGATACGTGCAATCTCGTTCTTCTCTCCCTCTGTGATACCTTCCAACTTGTTCACCTTATCCTCGCTAAGACTCTTTGCGTTCTCAATCATTGATGCAACAAGGTCGTCTGCATCGACAACTGTTCCCTCACGACTCTTCATCTTACCGTTTGGCAATTCAACCATACCGTATGAGAAGTGTACAAGATCTTTACCCCATTTGAAGCCCAAACGGTCCAAGAGGATAGAGAGAACTTGGAAGTGGTAGTTCTGCTCGTTACCAACGACATAAATCATCTTGTCGATAGGGAAGTCGTTGAAACGCATCTCTGCAGTACCAATGTCCTGTGTCATATAAACCGATGTGCCATCCTTACGCAGTAGAAGTTTCTGGTCCAAACCCTCATTTGTGAGGTCAGCCCATACTGAGTTGTCTTCCTTACGGATGAAGAGTCCCTTCTCAAGACCTTCTTCCACCTTCTTCTTACCAGCGAGATAAGTGCTTGATTCGTAGTAAATCTTATCGAAACCAACGCCCAACGCCTTATAAGTCTCATCGAAACCAGCATATACCCAGTTGTTCATCTTCTCCCACAAAGCACGAATCTCTGGGTCGTTAGCTTCCCACTTCACGAGCATTTGCTGAGCTTGATACAGGAGACTTCGGTCTATATGTTCTGAAATTTTTTTCTCTAAATGCGTAATTAATAAAATTCTCTCAGGTATCTGTCTCCATAATGGACGCTTTATTAGTATTTTTAACAAATCTGAGAATACCTTATACATTCCATAAGAATAATCTTCACTAAATCTGTATTCCTTTTTTTTCTTCTTCTTTAATATATGCTTTCCAAGAAGTTTCGAAAACATTTCATACTCACTGGGGTTATTGAAGATAGTAATACTTTCTTTTTTAGAGGAGTAATTCTCTAATGTCTCTATCATTGTTTCATAAAGCATAGACATATGCCAATTGAAAGAAAAACTACTTCCTGATTGTTTTTTGTACTTGAAATAATCTTTTCTGCTAATTAACAAGTCAAGCAACTCATCAATATTATATGCTTTTTCTTGATTTGTTGTACCTTTTTTCCAATTTTGTATAAATCTTTTTTCTTGATTTCTAAGTTTTTTGTTGAATAGTACATATAGATCCCCAACAAAGTGATCGCCCTTCTTGCCAGCCTGCTCAGGGGTGATACCATTACCCCACTTCAGCCAAGCCAACATAGACTTACAGATGTGGATACCACGGTCATTAACGATATTTGTCTTTACCACCTTGTTACCATTAGCCTCCATAATCTGTGCCAACGACCAACCGAGGAGGTTGTTACGTACGTGACCAAGGTGAAGTGGCTTATTTGTGTTAGGTGAAGAGTATTCAATCATCACCAATGGACTCTCGTCTGTCACACGCTTCTCACCGAACTTCTCGTCAGCATTGATGTCATTCAGCAGCCCTGTCCATGCAGCCTGCGCAATAACGAGGTTGAGGAAGCCCTTTACGACATTGAAGTCTGCCACAGCCTTGCAGTTCTTCTTCAGGTATTCACCTAAATCCTGTGCGGTATCTTCAGGCTTCTTGTGTGAAGTCTTCAGCAGTGGGAAAGTGACGAGTGTGAGGTTACCCTCAAAGTCGCTGCGTGTCTTCTGCAGCTGAATCATCTTTTCAGGAACTTCTGTTCCATACAATTCCTTTACAGCTGCAAGTGCAGCAATGGTAATTTGCTCTTCTATCTTCATCTTTTGTTTCTTTTTATCTGTCTGCAAAGTTACGGAAAATCAGCCGAATAACGGCAGGAGGAGGGTGGTTAATTCATAATTCATAATTCATAATTCATAATTATGATTAGTTTTGATTCAAAACTTATATCTCATACTTTATAATTTTATTGTTTGTCAGTTGTAATTATGTTTGCCCTTTTATGCAGTCTAATAAACAATCTTGTGTAAGCTTTTTAGTAGTGTTTTGCGGTGGTGTTGATGCTCAGCACGAGTGGTGTTGTTGGTAAGCACCAATGGTGTTAAGCGCTAATCGCCATGCAATATATGATGGGGGAGATATCAACTTGTTGTTAAAAAGAGTCATACTGTCAAAAAGTAATTAATGGTTATTCGATGTAGGGGCTTACTTTCTTAACCCAAGTTTAATACCCACCTTCGCCTAATTGTTACTGTCACCGTACTTTCCTCATTTTTCTTATGGGCTCTGTGTCCTACAAATTTTATTCTTTTTGAATGGTGAGTGTTTTAAGTTCAACTTATCGTATATCTGTTTTGCTTGCTTCGAAGGACTACTACATTGGCGCATCTCGATGGTTTCACCTAATGGATTCTTCCCTTTTGTGGTGACGAGCTTTTGGGTACTCATACGTCGTACAATCTCGGTCCAGTAACAGGATTCTCCTTCTCGTTTTAATTGACAACGGATAGTGTTTACCACCCAGTAGGCTAATAAACCGAAGAAAAGGTGTGCGTCGCTTCGCTCATCTTTCTGATGATAGATTGGACGGAGGTTGAGATCATTCTTTAGTTGTCTGTTCGTACATTCTATCTCGCGAATGAGATTGTAGTATTCCCATGTCACACGCTCAGAAAGTGTCCTGACATTGCTGCGGAGGAAATAGACTCCATGACCAGATTCCATTGCCGAGAGGTCTTTTATCTCCCAGTCTACACGCAGCATCTCCTTGGGCTTCTTCTCATTTTTTATGTAGCTTATCTGGTAGAACTTCGCTATAGAAGGGTACTTCTGTATGGCACGTCCTGTACGTTCAACAACCTTTTCATAGGTTTTTGTTCCACCTTTCTTGGAGATTCCTTCGTTTATCCTCTGCAGTTCCATCTCAAGACGCCCTCTCCAAACCCTGTTCATGGACGACTCTGTCATAGCTTTTGAAGGAGATGTTATTTCGAGATAATAATCCTTATCATCCTCTGTCTTAACCTCTTTCAGCGTTATCTTCTGCCGACGGGCATCCATTATCGTAACGCTCTTATTATCATCACTGAGCATATAGTCTTTCATTTTCGTACGGGATACGCAGAGATAATTGTAACCCTTTTTCTTTATTAACTCCAAGTTCTCTTCCGTGGCAACACCTGCATCCATGACAACGAGCGTATCCTTTGTTCTTGATGGATTCCTCTTTGCCAGCGTATCAATCATATTGGGTAGAGACTTGGAATCTGCTGTATTACCCTCCAAGATAGAAGAATAACGTATAAAACCTTCTTTATTGATACATAATGCAAGTACAAGTAGCTTACAATCAGAGCGCTTTTCTTTTGAACGACCGAACTTGGCTTTATCGCTATTACGCTTGCTACCCTCGAAATAGAAGTTGGTTAAGTCGAAGAGCATCAACTTGTTGTCTATATTAAAGAGAGCGTCAGTAATGCTGCACAGATGATGCTCTAACTGTTCCTTTAGTTCATATAATTTGTCAGTGATTTTATACAGAGAATTGATTCCTGGTGTCCAGCCAGGAACTCCACTGTAAAGTTCGCCAGCAGCCGAGTTATCGCGCAAATAATAATAAGATGAACGTTCAGAGACAGCATATACCGTACGAACAATCAATGCTGACAAAGCCGTGTGTATTGCATTTCCGTCCACCCATTTTTGCGCAGAAAACCCTCTAATTGTAGCTTGTCTATTGTCTGCTTGCAGAGCCACTCTGCACCAACATTCCTTGCGTCAGTATAGTTTGCCGTCTCAAGGTCAATATAGTTCTCATATTTTCTCAGCGACTTCTGCTCTTCCTTATTAAACCGATCGATTCCACCTTCTTTCTCCATACGGCTCCACCATTCGTCAGCCTTTGCCTGTTCAATAGGAGTAAGACCGTCAAGGTATTCTTTGAAAAGCGAGGGTGTACTTCTGTTTTTGAAGCGTTCGGTAAGAGCGTATGCAATTTTTCGAACCTGTACAGCAGTAAGTGAAGGTTCGAACCCGATGTTCAAAAGAATTAGCGAATGTACATGACCCTGCACATCACGATATGACTCCTTGATGCGATAATAAGGAGCCATGTCCCCTGTGGCAGGGTTGAATCGTGTCTGTACATTTGCGTGCATGAGTGCAAAGTAACAAAATAATTTTGATATGACTGTGTCCTACAAATCAGATTTTACTCCTCGTTACAATACCCTATACTTGATTATCAACCATTTATCAAATTGATACTACACAAAACATCCCGAAAATTTATGAAAAATAATTTTACCGGTTAAACTTGGGTTAAGTTTAATACGATGATACATAGAGAATATATGATTTAAATTTTATTGGCTACAATGCTCACTTTTAGTTGTAAAGTCTTGTATTTATGTGTGTTGAGTTCTGTTTAAAAGTAGTTTATTTCTTGTTTATTTGCAATATTTGCGCTATCTTTGCAATTAGATTAACTATAAAAAAAATAGATCATATGCGTAAAAGTATTCAGAAGTGGACTTATGCCCTTGTAGCCAGTGTATTTGCATTGGTAATGTGTTTTAGCCTTAGTGCTTGTGGTAGTGATGATGATAATGATGTAAATAATGGGGTAAGTCCTGTTCTTTACAGTGATTTTGGAGGTAGAATCGGTGTTAACTATCCATTGGGTATCTCGGGTAAAATGGTTGCTTTCTTTATTCCTAAGAGTCAGGCTGGACAGATTGTTGACTTAACAAAGACCGGTGATTGGGTTGCTGGTGGTTCTGCAGTTGGTGGTCTATACAGCTATGATGATCATCTTTTCCAGAAAGGAAGTTATGTTTATCTTCTAAAGACGGGTGCAAATGAGATAGAACTCCGTTATAAATATATTTGGAAAGAAGGTACAGCAACTCGTACAATAGAGGGAAGCTATAAGAACGTAAAGATGACAACGCATCAAGGTGCGATTGATTGGGCACATAGGCAGGGCTTGTATTAAACCCAAATCGGTTATTAGACCACAATATGTATAATTCTTAACTATGGTATTTTTTCCTAACATATTTTATTTTATTATCGGCATCTTGTCTGTCTTTGTACCTTGACGTAGCCCGCTACGCCTGCGTTGCAAAGCCAAACAATCTGCTCGATAATAAAACAAAATATGTTTAGGCTCTAATGACCGATTTGGGTTAAAGTCAAATCAGCTTTTCAAAAGAAAACAGTAAAATGAGATTATACCAGAGTATCAGGTTCTACCAATGATATTTCTGGTATAATCTCATTTTATTTTTTTGTTTCCTCTACTGCGTTAAGGAGATGATAAGGGAGAAAAGATGAAAACGTGTGTCTTGTTTGTAAATTCCCTCTTGTTCAGATTATGCCTTTTCTGCATAATATCCACCCTTTTCTTTGATATAATCAATGAGTTCTGAGAAGATTTGATTTTGTCTTAATGTTGGCTCATTACCAGTAAGAATCAGCTGTTTGCGGGCTCTTGTGATGGCAACATTTAGTTTACGATCAATAGGTTGACCATCTTCATAGAACGTGTTGGCGGTGAGGAAGTCGAGTTGATAGCGACTTTGAATGGTAAAAGAATAAAGAATGATGTCACGTTGGCTACCTTGATAGCGTTCCACAGTGTCAATACTGATTTCTTCCAATTCGGGAATACCAAGTTTCTCAATCTCCTTTCTGATCATTGCAATCTGATTGCGGTAAGGTACGATGACACCAACAGACTTCTGTGGGTCGAAGTTATTGCCGAGTTGTCGGTGTAGGCGTCTTAGCAGGTCGGTAATGATACGTGCCTCCTCCGTGTTTACTTTCTCAGAAATATTCAGTTGTCGACACGGCTTTGAAGGGATGAAAATCATACGATGCGCCTTCAAAACATCATCGGTCTCGTCCTCACTCGCTTCGTTATAATTCAATGTCTGCTCTAATTGGTGGGCTAATGGTACACATTCGATTTGTTCGCGTGCATAAAACTTACGATTAGCAAAGTCGGCAATGTCTGGGTGCATTCGTCCTTGTTTGTGCAGTGTACCAATGAAATCAGTTCTCCCTGCTGCTCGCTCTGTAAGAATGAGCCGTTCGAAGAGAGAATTAGCGCAAGAGTTTAGATGAATTGCTTTCAGTGTTTCATTCTCAACAACCACCTCAGCATCACTTTGTTGCACAACTGCTGGCAATTGTTTATGGTCGCCTATTAATATAAACTGGTCTATCGCACGCCTTTCTGCATGTCGGGCTGTAAGTAAACCAATAATATTTGGCTCTAATATTTGACTTGCTTCATCAATGATAGCGAGGTCGAAATGTTTGATATTAAAGAGAGCAGCATTGCTGTTCATTGTAGAGGTTGTGGCTACAACGATGCGCGCATCCGCTATGGTAGACTTTATGCTGTTGAGGGTTGCATTTTCATCTAACACTTCCTTCAACAAATGGTCACTATATTTCGGGTCGCAACTGAACTCATTACCAATGCGGATGTAGTCAAGTTCGTTCTCTGTCAGCATATTACAAATCTCGTCGACAGCACGATTTGTATAGGCAAGGAGGAGGATTGCCGTCTGGGTGTTGGGTGTTGAGTGTTGGGTGTTGATGGTTTCTGAAAGTTTGTTGTGCTTAGAATCTTCTGCTGAATAGGCTGAAGATGGTTGTGAATAGATGTTCCCTGCCAACTGTTCACGCACAAGGAATTGCAGGGCTTGTGAGGTCTTGCCTGTTCCTGGAGGACCGATAAGAAGGAAATAATCCTGTGCCTGCTTTGCTTTCAAGATGATTTCGTCATAATCGGGATGGTAGCTGCGGGATAAGGTAAGGGACTTATCGATACGTGGTGCCCGCTGTCCCAAAAGCAATTGACGGCGTTCTTCGTTTGAAGTTATGAAGGTATAAAGACTTCTGATAGCCGAAGTACCACCAAT
The Prevotella melaninogenica DNA segment above includes these coding regions:
- the argS gene encoding arginine--tRNA ligase, whose product is MKIEEQITIAALAAVKELYGTEVPEKMIQLQKTRSDFEGNLTLVTFPLLKTSHKKPEDTAQDLGEYLKKNCKAVADFNVVKGFLNLVIAQAAWTGLLNDINADEKFGEKRVTDESPLVMIEYSSPNTNKPLHLGHVRNNLLGWSLAQIMEANGNKVVKTNIVNDRGIHICKSMLAWLKWGNGITPEQAGKKGDHFVGDLYVLFNKKLRNQEKRFIQNWKKGTTNQEKAYNIDELLDLLISRKDYFKYKKQSGSSFSFNWHMSMLYETMIETLENYSSKKESITIFNNPSEYEMFSKLLGKHILKKKKKKEYRFSEDYSYGMYKVFSDLLKILIKRPLWRQIPERILLITHLEKKISEHIDRSLLYQAQQMLVKWEANDPEIRALWEKMNNWVYAGFDETYKALGVGFDKIYYESSTYLAGKKKVEEGLEKGLFIRKEDNSVWADLTNEGLDQKLLLRKDGTSVYMTQDIGTAEMRFNDFPIDKMIYVVGNEQNYHFQVLSILLDRLGFKWGKDLVHFSYGMVELPNGKMKSREGTVVDADDLVASMIENAKSLSEDKVNKLEGITEGEKNEIARIVGMGALKYFILKVDARKNMLFNPEESIDFNGNTGPFIQYTYARIRSILRKAEAQNITLPASLNGNAPLNDKEIALIQKLNDFGAAVVQAGIDYSPSGIANYCYELTKEFNQFYHDYSILNAYTEAEKITRLMIAKNVAKVIKNGMALLGIEVPERM
- a CDS encoding RNase H family protein, with product MAIDSQNTNQAGGSPQNTQTSSQTNTQSGIQPQQTGASPLSGGLRGAGAWAVDAACSGNPGPMEYQCVDLQTGARVFHFGPVMGTNNIGEFLAIVHALALMEKQGIKDKVIYSDSYNAILWVNKKRCKTTFVRNADTEQLHQVIARAEHWLQTHKVTTPIIKWETKQWGEIPADFGRK
- a CDS encoding enoyl-ACP reductase FabI; this translates as MSYNLLKGKRGIIFGALNEMSIAWKVAERAVEEGATITLSNTPIAVRMGTVNALSEKLNCEVIPADATNVEDLENVFKRSMEVLGGKIDFVLHSIGMSPNVRKHRTYDDLDYKMLDTTLDISAVSFHKMIQSAKKLDAINEYGSILALSYVAAQRTFYGYNDMADAKALLESIGRSFGYIYGREKHVRINTISQSPTMTTAGSGVKGMDKLFDFADRMSPLGNASAAECADYCIVMFSDLTRKVTMQNLYHDGGFSNVGMSLRAMATYEKGLDEYKDENGNIIYG
- a CDS encoding IS1634 family transposase; its protein translation is MHANVQTRFNPATGDMAPYYRIKESYRDVQGHVHSLILLNIGFEPSLTAVQVRKIAYALTERFKNRSTPSLFKEHLDGLTPIEQAKADEWWIRMEKEGGIDRFNKEEQKSLRKYENYIDLETANYTDARNVGAEWLCKQTIDKLQLEGFLRKNGWTENAIHTALSALIVRTVYAVSERSSYYYLRDNSAAAELYSGVPGWTPGINSLYKITDKLYELKEQLEHHLCSITDALFNIDNKLMLFDLTNFYFEGSKRNSNKAKFGRSKEKRSDCKLLVLALCINKEGFIRYSSILEGNTADPKSLPNMIDTLAKRNPSRTKDTLVVMDAGVATEENLELIKKKGYNYLCVSRTKMKDYMLSDDNKSVTVMDARRQKITLKEVKTEDDEDYYLEITSPSKAMTESSMNRVWKERFEMELQRINNGISKKGGTKTYEKVVERTGRAIQKYPSIAKFYQISYIKNEKKPKEMLRVDWEIKDLSAMESGHGVYFLRSNVRTLSECVTWEYYNLIREIECTNRQLKNDLNLRPIYHQKDERSDAHLFFGLLAYWVVNTIRCQLKREGESCYWTEIVRRMSTQKLVTTKGKNPLGETIEMRQCSSPSKQAKQIYDKLNLKHSPFKKNKICRTQSP